A stretch of DNA from Cyprinus carpio isolate SPL01 chromosome A25, ASM1834038v1, whole genome shotgun sequence:
aatgtccTTACATTATAgtagatgttatttattttattttttaccagcaAACATCTGTATAAATATACTGTGCCACAGGAAAAAggaaagagatagatagatagatagatagatagatagatagatagatagatagatagatagatagatagatagatagatagatagatagatagatcacgtggggagagagagcgagagagagagagagattgggggTGAGTGTAAGTGCACAGCTATGCGACCAGCTCAAACTAGTTCGGAGAAACACAAAGAGCAGCAGAGATCATAGAGAGAGCTGAACACAGACACACGCTCACAGCACAGCATCATATTCACAGCAATAAGGCAAgtacaacatcatcatcatcatcatcataacccAACCGCTCCTATTATTAAACTGTAGTCGATGTGCTTCACGACGCTGCGCGTTTGAATTATAGCCTAGTGGGTGATAAATAATGCACATATCTGCGATTAACCGgatttattttgttatgcttatattataattttatctgCGTTTTCGTGAGATAATaggatgtgtgtgtatatataatattttggatgtgtttatgaTGTGATATATACAGTAGTATGACATGATAAATATAAGAAGGCGTATGGACGCACCGTGTCATAATAACAAACGCGTTGAACGTCAATAAAGAGTTTAATCTAAAGCACGGTTTTACGATTTTTAGactataaaatgcataaattacgTTTAACATCAGAATAATTCACGAGTTTAGAATAATAGCGTCAATATTAGATTTAATTGGACGGCGAcactaaattaaattgaataaaattgtttattatagtTGATTTAATGGCGGATGTCGCTTTAAATAGTTGCATTAATGCTTTAATAGAGTCTTGGAGCTTGTGTTTCCGTGCGAAAGGGCGCTTTAATGCTGTCAGAGAAAATGATGCTCTTTGAAGTGCCAAAGAGGACCAGCTGCCAGCAACTGCTGACCCACTTCTCCAAATCAGAACCATCAGGCCTTGCCATTTCATTCCGACGGAACACAAACCTCCAGATGTGAGAGAGCCTGCGGTCGGGGTGTCAAGCGATCGACGGTGAACTTTGTGCTCCTTGAGGAAGTTTTCAAAATGTCCAGTTCTGCATTTATCAAAGGCAGCATCCCACGTCCCCTCTTGCATCAACAGAGTGGGTTTTGTCCTCCAATGCAAATAGGCTTACATTCAAAGAAGAGGCCAACCCCTCCTCCTCAAGACACAGCAAGGGATCTGTGTTCGGGCCCTTTCAGAGAGGGAAGCAAAACGGGCGAGATCCTGCTTTGTTCGGAGCCAGTGAATCAGGCTCCTCTAAGGCCCAGCTGAAGGTCTTTGAGGACTTGGCCTCTCTCCCCGCGGAGGCTGAGGAGGGGAGGGGAGGCGGGGGACCCCCTGCCGACCGCTGTTTCTCCTCGCACAAAAAGCCCGACCCCGAGGAGCCCTTCACATTTATGAGTGACTGAAGAATGGAGCCGTGCCGCGGGCTGTGCCTTGAAAGAGGCCTGTTTTAATGGAGGCAGGGAAAGAATGAAAAGGAGAAGTGCTTTTTCTTGCTAGAAAGAGGAAAATATAGAGAGGCTCTTTATGGAGGCACACACAGCGAGCTGCTTGAATGGCGGAGGATATTATGTACACAGTGTCTTTAATTCAGACagtacaaacaaaacattcatatcTGATGTGTAATTATCTGACTTGATCTGTTTTGCTGTTTCTAAAAGAGGACTTTTGATGGTTAGTTACCGGTTTAGCAGAGTTAATGGGTTTGCAGTGAAAAATTAAACCAGCCTAGAAAACAAGATATAATTAATATATCAAAATggaatgtttttgagcagcataAATACAACCaaatacaacataatatatattcatgttgatgtatgtatatatttgtatatgtatataaaatatgaaatacatattAGCATGGCATTATGGTGGGCACCTGGTTGGATGCTGTCCTctacattttaagataaaatcTTTTGGATAAAGATAAAGTCTTTTTGGCATTGTCAATtaagataaaatgaaatataaatattcgattaaaacttaaaaaatgtaaatgacaatTAGAAACGTTGCCCTGGCAggtaactgaaataagtttaaactggagaactaaaataactagaattgaaataaaataaagctaaatagaatatatatatatatatatatatatatatatatatatatatatatatatatattatatatatataaatagtaaataacaaatattaaattaaatataaaaaataatataaatgacaaaagcacattccaagcaaaagctaattcaaaatattaacaaataatttataataataataataagtctgCTTCACATTGTGCATCTACAtaattgaactaaaattaatGTCAGCTGTATTTTTTCCCAGAATGCGGAATTTATTCTCTATAGCGCTTGTGCTGCTGGTGGTGTTGATGATCACCGTGGAAGCCAGTATGaagaaaaaaggttctttttttttttttacttaaaatgatgCAATGCACATTCCTTTGGTGTgatataattaataatcattctCTATTTTGTGACAGAAAAGGGCAAAGAGCCCAAAGCAGATGCTGAGTGCAGTGAATGGCAGTATGGGAAATGCGTGCCCAACAGCGGCGATTGCGGCGCTGGCATTCGGGAGGCGGCCTGCAACGAACAGACAAAGAAAACCAAGTGCAAAGTCCCATGCAACTGGAAGAAAGACTTTGGCGGTAAGGAGTTTTACCATGTATGAATACACTGAATGCATGTCTGGATGTGAatcaaagaaaaacatatttagacaGGCCATTCATTCTAGTTTGTCCTTGGTTTTTAGCTGACTGCAAGTACAAGTTTGGTCGCTGGGCCGAATGTGACACTACTACAGGAACCAGAAGCAGGTCTGGGACACTGAAGAAGGCACTGTTCAACGCTGAATGCCAGACCACCATTAAAGTGTCCAAACCTTGCACCCCAAAGACCCCCAAACCCAAGGGAGGCgagaagaagaaaggaaaaggGAAAGAAAACTAACTTGAAGACCACCCCAACTGCCCCATTGCCCACTCAGTGGTATATTCCTATGTGACACTCCCAAATCCTCCAAAAGGTGAATGCTGAGAGGAAAAAAACTGTAGCCCTACCTActgtttttatttccactttcTTTGTTTTGTAATTAGTAAATGTATGTGTCTATGCTGTTGTCATTTGATCTCTGTAGCGAATTTTTAATTGTAATCGACTTTGCATGTATAAAATAGGCCGCAGTACATCTGTTGTCTAACAATTTGTCTTTACTAAAGAGAAAAACTGGTGAGACCCTAATTATGCCCCTAAATGAAAGTATTTGtaaattacaacaaaacaaatgaagacTATTTCTGTATGTTTATAACATGTAAGCTGAATGCTTAAACGAACATCGCTCCTGGAAGTAACGGCCTATATAAAGTatctgtttataaatgtttatgtttttagattTGATGGATGAACAATCAAATTTACAACACTAACTGATTACTTCGACAGGTTGTGAATAAATGAAAGTGTATTTTCAATAATACTTTCTGGTGCTTTTTTAAAAGCAAAGTTCAGACATTTATTGTTCAAGACAAACTTAGGAATTATCGACAAGAATGTAAGTATGATTTACACAATTTtgttcgtttaaaaaaaaaaaatcaatttattgtgcaaacaataatagttttacaaactgtaacttaaaataacaaaaaaaaaaaaattccaatgtgCCATACAATTCGTAGAACAAATGCAATAACAGTGCCCTGATGAATATTgaattacaaacatttatttttactttaaacacCATCacgctcacaaaaaaaaaaacaaaaaaaacaaatgaatcaagGTGTTTTGTAAGTtgatttacatgtatgcatttgagAACTTGACTTTAAGATACATTTAATGCAtacaacaaaagcaacaaaataaatacttcactttatttacatttttggctctAGTAAACCAGCATCATGCTCACAAAATAAGAATCAGTGTCTAATCTATCGCATTGATTCACAAAAACTGTTGGCGTAAGAATACATTCACAAACAATATCAGCAACATAATAAACACCAATAACGTCAACCaacttcacttttttcacttttggcTCTAGTAAAACAGCTTCACAgtaactctatctatctatccagcaTTCTCATTGGTTTGCTAGGATTCATTGATAAGAGAATGAAGTCCGACTCATTTTGATGCCAGATTTCTGAACTTGCACATCAACAGTCGTTTAAAGGTTCTTTTGAAGGTGGCGTTACAGAGCGCGTAGCACACTGGATTTACAGTGCTGTTGACGTAGCACATAAAGTAACCCACCATCCATAGAATTTCAGGGACACACCAGCGGCAGAAGGTACCTACCAGAACCATAACACTATAAGGAGTCCAAGTTACAATGAAGGCCAAAAGAACGGCAAGGACGGTCTTTGTCACCTTCCTTTCTCTAAGAGCCTTGCGTCTGGCATTCTTGGAGACAACCTTGGATGCTTGACGTTGAACCTGTATGGTAGTATGGTTTTGAAGACAGTGAGGTTGCATTGTCTTGCTAGTTTCTGCACACCTTGTCAAGGTCCTCGGTCTCGAGGTTTCTGCATCCGGCACTTGGTCTTCTGCAGAGGCGTCAGGACTTGAATCCAAGGAGTAGTCCGTTTTGCTGAACTCTACAGAAGGGAGGCGTTTGATTCTAACGAGCTTTGACTCTTGTTTAAATGAGCATGTTTCATTGGGTTTAATGTCATTCACTAGGTCAGGGTTTGCGGTTGACGTTCCTCCACTTGCCTTAGACGGTTCAAGCAGGTTTGTGAATTCAGGCTTCAACTTATGAACCCGTCTCTGACTGGCCAGGGATAACCTTGTGTACAGTACCATCATTATCACAACGGGAATGTAGAACGCTGGgatggtggttgccagggttacGGCAGGGTTGGAGAGGAGCAGGATATAACATTGTCCCTCTGGGACCTTGTTCCTGTCCCTCCCAGCCTGCCAAAGCAGGATGGCTGGAGCCCAGAGAAGCAGAGACTGTAACCAAGCCACAGCAATCATCACCCCAGCACACCTTGCTGTACGTTTGGTTGGGTAACTCAGAGGCCGGGTCACGCAGAAGTACCGGTCAAAGCAGATCAGCAGGAGGTTCATCACAGAGGCGTTACTCACCACGTAATCCACAACCAACCACAAATCACACATCTGCGGTCCCAAAGGCCAATATCCCTTTACGGCGTACACAATGTAGAGATTCATGGAGAAAACACCGACGATAAGGTCCGAACAAGCAAGACTAAAAAGGAAGTAGTTGTTAATGGTTCGGAGATTGCGGTTGACTTTGATTGAAAGCAGAACAAGGACGTTGCCCAGGACTGTTAGCAGGCTGATGCAGCTAGTGACAAGTATTATGAAGACCACCCCTACAGTCCCGAACGAACTACGTGGTTTTCCCAAGACCAAGTATGATTCTTCGGGCAAGGGACTCTGCATGCTGCTGTTGAGCATGATGGAGGAACTTGTGGAGGAGTCTGTGACAAGAAAACGGGAAACGGGAATTTATCATAAATCAAGAAGTGTTTAACTTGACATATGAGCAAACAACATGAAATGAACTCTACAGACAGTATATACTACACTTTTAATGGTAAAATACACAACTCTAATTGGTTATACAtagaagtaaatatataaattagacAAAACAAATTATGACCCTAACATGATCCAATCAGCAAACTTACCGTTGAAAACAAACGATTCAAAGTCCCTCGAGAAAACGACAGATGCAGTCTCCATGATCTGCTGCTCAGTCTGAACGAGAGAACGACTGGGAGGACTTTTAATTCCTCAAACAGTAACACCCATCCTCACCTTCCGAATACATAACCAGGAACAAGTCATCCATCCTCTTAGGGCTGTATCAATACAGTAAATTTACTGGAAGATGATCAAAGTAGTGTTGAACGATCATATTACTGCTGAATTCCTCCTAGATTCGTGCTGCCTTTTTAAAGCATGTATACTAAATGCAGTTCCTGTCATCTAAAGAGGAAGGCAGCAGTTACATAAGGGATGGAATCTAATTACCTGACCTGTAATGAAGCTCCACAGCTGTTtcaaatctttttaattttattatgattctattttaacattttaaatatcacacATACTACAACACTCACAGATGTTTACATAGGTAAAAGTTGTAATGAGGATGCAGGGACCTGagtaagtttaattaaaaaacactgcaatatATAAGACAATGAGAAGAAACTTTATTACACATGAAGACAAATAAACTTTGACAAATAAGCAcattttcctaatttttttttatgaccacaTTTTGttacagatgttttatttattttaaattgcgaCCATTTTCAGGAGAATTTGGGAAAAAtgtgattaaagggttagttcacccaaaaatgaaaattagcttgtatTTTACTCAGTCTTGAGGCATTATAGGTGTATACGATTTTCttatttcagacgaatccagtcggagttatattaaaaattgtcctgacTAT
This window harbors:
- the LOC109050624 gene encoding midkine-B-like, which encodes MRNLFSIALVLLVVLMITVEASMKKKEKGKEPKADAECSEWQYGKCVPNSGDCGAGIREAACNEQTKKTKCKVPCNWKKDFGADCKYKFGRWAECDTTTGTRSRSGTLKKALFNAECQTTIKVSKPCTPKTPKPKGGEKKKGKGKEN
- the LOC109050619 gene encoding muscarinic acetylcholine receptor M4-like, producing METASVVFSRDFESFVFNDSSTSSSIMLNSSMQSPLPEESYLVLGKPRSSFGTVGVVFIILVTSCISLLTVLGNVLVLLSIKVNRNLRTINNYFLFSLACSDLIVGVFSMNLYIVYAVKGYWPLGPQMCDLWLVVDYVVSNASVMNLLLICFDRYFCVTRPLSYPTKRTARCAGVMIAVAWLQSLLLWAPAILLWQAGRDRNKVPEGQCYILLLSNPAVTLATTIPAFYIPVVIMMVLYTRLSLASQRRVHKLKPEFTNLLEPSKASGGTSTANPDLVNDIKPNETCSFKQESKLVRIKRLPSVEFSKTDYSLDSSPDASAEDQVPDAETSRPRTLTRCAETSKTMQPHCLQNHTTIQVQRQASKVVSKNARRKALRERKVTKTVLAVLLAFIVTWTPYSVMVLVGTFCRWCVPEILWMVGYFMCYVNSTVNPVCYALCNATFKRTFKRLLMCKFRNLASK